One region of Synechococcus elongatus PCC 11801 genomic DNA includes:
- the ygfZ gene encoding CAF17-like 4Fe-4S cluster assembly/insertion protein YgfZ — MTESVLLFEPSLWSVIQVSDRDRLTFLHNQSTQAFRQRQPGEVCETVLVTATARILDLAIALIDQEAVWLLVSPNRQADLLQRLDRYIFFSDQVAVSDADSTLAVLTLVGDGTRSLLHTVVADALPEITESQHATLAIAGQSVQWVNYSGLRLPGSLLLVPVRGLAAVQAALQTAGAQPATAEQWELLRIQQGRPAVDRELTEDYNPLEAGLWHTLSFDKGCYIGQETIARLNTYKGVKQRLYGLELTTIPSQLPAPLSLEGEKVGVLTSAIATATGAIGLGYLRTKAGGAGLTVDCEGQPATVVNCPYLHHTYFEPESSGVPR; from the coding sequence GTGACGGAATCGGTGCTGCTCTTTGAGCCATCGCTGTGGAGTGTGATTCAGGTCAGCGATCGCGATCGCCTCACTTTTCTACATAACCAAAGCACCCAGGCATTTCGACAGCGTCAACCCGGAGAAGTCTGCGAGACGGTGCTGGTAACGGCCACTGCCCGCATCTTGGATCTGGCGATCGCCCTGATCGATCAAGAAGCAGTTTGGCTACTTGTCTCGCCCAATCGGCAAGCGGATCTGTTGCAGCGCCTCGATCGCTACATTTTCTTCTCTGATCAAGTTGCCGTCTCAGATGCAGATTCCACGCTGGCCGTGTTGACCTTGGTCGGGGATGGGACGCGATCGCTATTGCACACAGTGGTGGCAGATGCTCTGCCGGAAATAACGGAGAGCCAGCATGCAACTCTGGCGATCGCTGGTCAGTCAGTGCAGTGGGTCAACTACTCCGGACTGAGGTTGCCCGGCAGTTTGCTGCTGGTACCTGTCAGGGGATTAGCAGCAGTCCAAGCGGCGCTCCAAACCGCCGGTGCCCAGCCTGCCACTGCTGAACAGTGGGAACTGTTGCGGATCCAGCAAGGACGGCCCGCTGTCGATCGCGAGCTAACGGAGGACTATAACCCGCTGGAAGCAGGCCTCTGGCACACCCTCAGCTTTGACAAGGGCTGCTACATCGGCCAAGAGACGATCGCTCGGCTCAATACCTATAAGGGCGTCAAGCAACGTCTCTACGGCTTAGAGCTGACGACTATCCCCAGCCAGTTACCGGCTCCGCTATCTCTGGAGGGCGAAAAAGTCGGTGTTCTCACCAGTGCGATCGCCACAGCAACCGGCGCGATTGGCCTCGGCTATCTGCGGACGAAAGCAGGGGGCGCCGGTCTGACGGTGGACTGCGAAGGTCAGCCAGCAACCGTGGTGAATTGTCCTTACTTGCATCACACCTACTTTGAGCCAGAGTCCTCGGGCGTTCCCCGCTAG
- a CDS encoding DUF2811 domain-containing protein, with product MPATVSILAEIPEELHDSLKAYLEGHPDWDQDRVFTAALSLFLLQNTGSDRRAARVYLDSLFRQAV from the coding sequence ATGCCCGCAACCGTCAGCATCCTTGCTGAAATTCCCGAGGAGCTGCACGACTCACTCAAGGCCTATCTGGAAGGGCATCCAGATTGGGATCAAGATCGCGTTTTTACGGCGGCACTGTCTCTGTTCTTGCTGCAGAACACAGGAAGCGATCGCCGAGCTGCCCGCGTCTACCTCGACTCTTTGTTTCGTCAAGCCGTGTAA
- a CDS encoding histidine triad nucleotide-binding protein, with protein MSEDTIFGKIIRREIPADIVYEDELCLAFRDVAPQAPVHILVIPKQAIANLDGASPEHQALLGHLLLTVKAIAAQEGLADGYRTVINTGPAGGQTVYHLHLHVLGGRSLAWPPG; from the coding sequence ATGAGTGAAGACACGATCTTTGGCAAGATCATCCGTCGCGAGATTCCGGCTGACATTGTTTATGAAGACGAGCTGTGCCTTGCATTTCGCGATGTTGCGCCCCAAGCCCCCGTTCACATCTTGGTGATTCCCAAGCAGGCGATCGCCAATCTTGATGGAGCTAGCCCGGAACACCAGGCCCTGCTTGGTCATTTATTGCTGACTGTGAAGGCGATCGCCGCTCAAGAAGGGCTGGCTGACGGCTACCGCACTGTGATTAACACTGGCCCTGCCGGTGGGCAAACCGTCTATCACCTGCACCTGCACGTTTTAGGTGGGCGATCGCTGGCCTGGCCACCCGGCTGA
- a CDS encoding CobW family GTP-binding protein: MTVASSAVSSALDAPKLGLPVTIITGFLGSGKTTLLNHILTNQQGVKTAVLVNEFGEIGIDNELIVSTGEDMVELSNGCICCTINSDLMDAVYRVLERPEKIDYLVVETTGLADPLPVALTFLGSELRDLTRLDSIVTVVDAENYSLDLFNSQAAYNQLLYGDIILLNKCDLVSESRLQDLETKIREIKADARILRTTQAQVPLPLILSVALFESDRYFDSRDHSDCDHDHGHCTHEEHDHHHAEHEHHDHSACDHEHGHCEHDHDHHHHHDHAANHLEIDGFTSLSFQSDRPFAIRKLQNFLDNQLPINVFRAKGILWFDESEKRHIFHLSGKRFSIDDSEWTGPKRNQLVLIGQGLDHAQLQQQLEACLTLPSTTRGKGFGR, encoded by the coding sequence ATGACTGTTGCCAGCTCTGCCGTCTCTAGTGCCCTAGATGCTCCGAAACTCGGCCTGCCGGTCACGATCATCACAGGCTTCTTGGGCAGTGGCAAAACCACTCTGCTCAACCACATTTTGACCAACCAGCAGGGGGTTAAAACGGCGGTTCTCGTCAATGAATTTGGTGAAATTGGCATTGATAACGAACTGATTGTTTCCACCGGCGAAGATATGGTGGAACTGAGCAATGGCTGCATTTGCTGCACCATCAATAGCGACTTGATGGATGCGGTCTATCGCGTCTTAGAACGCCCTGAAAAAATTGACTATCTCGTCGTCGAAACGACGGGTTTGGCAGACCCGCTGCCCGTGGCACTGACGTTCTTGGGCTCGGAACTGCGGGATTTAACGCGACTCGATTCGATTGTCACCGTTGTTGATGCTGAGAACTACAGTCTCGACTTATTCAATAGCCAAGCGGCTTATAACCAGCTGCTCTACGGCGACATCATTCTCTTGAATAAATGTGACTTGGTTTCAGAGTCTCGCTTGCAGGATCTGGAGACGAAGATTCGCGAGATTAAAGCCGATGCGCGCATTCTCCGCACGACTCAAGCCCAAGTGCCACTGCCGTTGATTTTGAGTGTGGCACTGTTTGAATCCGATCGCTATTTCGATAGCCGCGACCACAGTGATTGCGATCACGACCATGGGCATTGCACCCACGAAGAACATGATCATCATCACGCTGAGCACGAGCATCACGATCACTCAGCCTGCGACCACGAACATGGTCATTGCGAACATGATCATGACCACCATCACCACCATGATCATGCCGCCAATCACCTAGAAATTGATGGCTTTACCTCGCTCTCTTTCCAGAGCGATCGCCCCTTTGCGATTCGAAAGCTGCAGAATTTCCTTGATAATCAGCTGCCGATCAATGTATTTCGAGCCAAGGGCATTCTTTGGTTTGATGAAAGTGAAAAACGCCACATTTTCCACTTAAGCGGCAAGCGTTTCAGTATTGACGACAGCGAGTGGACAGGGCCAAAACGCAATCAATTGGTGCTGATTGGTCAGGGTCTGGACCATGCTCAACTCCAACAGCAGCTAGAGGCCTGTTTGACACTGCCAAGTACAACTCGCGGCAAAGGGTTTGGGCGCTAA
- the clpP gene encoding ATP-dependent Clp endopeptidase proteolytic subunit ClpP has product MASFAKQRPKGTSGYNNEVFTDRAATENLMIPIVVEESGRGERAFDIYSRLLRERIIFLGEPVTSDVANRIVAQLLFLEAEDPEKDIYLYINSPGGSVYDGLGIFDTMNHIRPDVSTVCVGLAASMGAFLLAAGAKGKRTSLAHSRIMIHQPLGGAQGQAKDIEIQANEILYIKQNLNEVLAERTGQPLSRIEDDTDRDFFMSANEAVEYGLIDRVIDRRALNTAA; this is encoded by the coding sequence ATCGCCAGCTTTGCCAAGCAACGACCGAAGGGCACCTCTGGCTACAATAACGAAGTCTTCACCGACCGTGCAGCAACCGAGAACCTCATGATCCCCATCGTCGTCGAAGAATCTGGACGGGGCGAACGCGCCTTTGATATCTACTCGCGTCTGTTGCGGGAGCGGATTATCTTCTTGGGCGAGCCTGTCACCTCTGATGTCGCCAACCGCATCGTGGCGCAGTTGCTGTTCCTCGAAGCCGAAGATCCCGAGAAAGACATTTACCTCTACATCAACTCGCCGGGCGGCTCGGTCTACGACGGCTTGGGCATTTTCGACACGATGAACCACATCCGTCCTGACGTTTCGACAGTTTGTGTCGGTCTGGCGGCCAGTATGGGCGCATTCCTGCTGGCGGCGGGTGCCAAAGGCAAGCGCACCAGCTTGGCTCACTCGCGGATCATGATTCACCAACCCTTGGGGGGTGCTCAGGGTCAGGCTAAGGACATCGAAATCCAAGCCAACGAAATCCTCTACATCAAGCAGAATCTGAACGAGGTATTGGCCGAGCGCACCGGTCAGCCCCTCAGCCGCATTGAGGATGACACCGATCGCGACTTCTTCATGTCCGCCAATGAAGCGGTGGAATACGGTCTGATCGATCGCGTCATCGATCGCCGTGCCCTCAACACCGCTGCTTAG
- a CDS encoding RuBisCO accumulation factor 1, with translation MTEFTPTTLSDEEQQELLGQLRRKEGRWLAWARACQTLLKSGLSPQALFEATGFEPIQQNQITVAMQVYDSILRQDPPAHVRETYQERGSDLLYELRELDQEQRSLTAQLALERNLDADQIREVAKATKDFCRLPKQPDHFDRHPGDAVAYQCWRLAQERTDLTERSRLIARGLQFAQSAGARAQIETLLMDLSGVPSRKPPMLPLYRLETEEDLPRLLPFAGHLPLPSPQIEAIAAIEAEGPFGLVTSPAGQQWLALPGWQAVLGAQDPIACLEEIDRLPNAPEGPTETVILVIDRADRTWDAEHFFLVEQAEGARVQWSPEAIAAPILGRLVLILRPKRVLDEAAIATPWQFEE, from the coding sequence ATGACTGAGTTCACTCCAACTACCCTCAGCGACGAAGAGCAGCAGGAGTTATTGGGACAACTGCGCCGCAAGGAAGGTCGCTGGCTAGCTTGGGCGAGGGCTTGTCAAACGCTCTTAAAAAGTGGCCTGAGTCCGCAGGCGCTGTTTGAAGCCACAGGCTTTGAGCCGATTCAGCAGAATCAAATTACGGTGGCGATGCAGGTTTATGACTCGATCCTGCGGCAAGACCCTCCTGCCCATGTCCGCGAAACATACCAAGAACGCGGCAGTGATCTCCTTTATGAGCTGCGCGAACTCGACCAAGAGCAGCGATCGCTCACCGCACAACTTGCCCTCGAACGCAATTTGGATGCGGATCAAATCCGTGAGGTTGCCAAAGCGACGAAGGATTTTTGTCGATTGCCCAAGCAGCCTGATCACTTTGACCGCCATCCGGGGGATGCGGTTGCCTATCAATGCTGGCGGCTTGCCCAAGAGCGAACGGATCTGACCGAGCGATCGCGGTTGATTGCGCGGGGGTTGCAATTTGCTCAGTCGGCTGGGGCCCGCGCCCAAATCGAGACCTTGCTGATGGATCTCAGCGGCGTCCCCAGTCGCAAACCGCCGATGCTGCCGCTCTATCGGCTAGAAACGGAAGAGGATTTGCCCCGCTTGTTGCCTTTCGCCGGTCACTTGCCGCTTCCCAGTCCTCAAATTGAGGCGATCGCGGCGATCGAAGCAGAAGGCCCCTTTGGTTTGGTCACTAGTCCTGCTGGACAACAGTGGCTGGCCTTGCCCGGCTGGCAAGCGGTTTTGGGTGCTCAAGATCCAATCGCTTGCTTGGAAGAGATTGATCGTCTGCCCAATGCACCGGAAGGGCCAACAGAGACGGTGATCTTGGTGATCGATCGTGCTGATCGCACTTGGGACGCCGAGCACTTTTTCTTGGTTGAACAAGCAGAAGGGGCTCGGGTTCAGTGGTCGCCTGAGGCGATCGCCGCTCCCATTCTGGGACGATTGGTCCTGATTTTGCGTCCGAAGCGGGTGCTCGACGAAGCAGCGATCGCCACCCCTTGGCAGTTCGAAGAGTAA
- a CDS encoding EVE domain-containing protein, which produces MAFWLLKSEPDVYGIADLEREGETLWDGVRNYQARNFLRQMAVGDRAFFYHSNTKPPGIVGLMTVSATEQVDPSQFDPNSDYYDPRSQPDNPTWITVKLSFSDRFQPGLTLAELRTEFTAEDLLILRPGNRLSVTPVADPVADRLLQRLRSPAR; this is translated from the coding sequence ATGGCTTTTTGGTTACTCAAATCTGAACCGGATGTCTATGGCATCGCCGATCTCGAACGGGAGGGCGAGACGCTTTGGGATGGCGTTCGCAACTATCAAGCACGCAACTTTCTGCGTCAGATGGCAGTCGGTGATCGCGCCTTTTTCTATCACTCCAACACCAAGCCACCGGGCATCGTCGGCTTGATGACGGTCAGTGCGACTGAGCAAGTTGATCCCAGCCAATTTGACCCCAACAGCGATTACTACGACCCGCGATCGCAGCCGGACAATCCGACTTGGATCACCGTCAAGCTGTCTTTTAGCGATCGCTTTCAGCCGGGTTTAACCCTGGCGGAGTTGCGGACTGAGTTTACTGCCGAAGACTTACTGATTCTGCGTCCGGGCAATCGCCTCTCCGTGACTCCAGTGGCAGATCCTGTGGCCGACCGCTTGCTGCAACGCTTGCGATCGCCGGCACGCTAG
- the hemJ gene encoding protoporphyrinogen oxidase HemJ, whose product MRSLEADRVAYYWFKAFHIVGVVVWFAGLFYLVRLFIYHVEANDKPEPARSILQEQYGLMEKRLLNIITTPGMLVTVSMAIALLITQPDYLQQGWMHAKLAFVAVLLGYHHYCVRLLKKLQAGTCQWTGQQLRALNEAPTLLLVLIVMLVIFKNQFPTSASVWLMVGLVVTMLATIQLYARKRRLDRERQEAAATSLEAASTQS is encoded by the coding sequence TTGCGCTCTCTTGAGGCCGATCGCGTGGCCTACTACTGGTTCAAGGCTTTTCACATCGTTGGTGTTGTGGTTTGGTTTGCGGGGCTGTTTTACCTCGTGCGCTTGTTCATCTATCACGTTGAAGCCAATGACAAGCCAGAACCGGCTCGGAGCATTCTGCAAGAGCAGTATGGCCTCATGGAGAAGCGCTTACTGAACATCATCACCACGCCTGGAATGCTGGTCACGGTCAGTATGGCGATCGCCTTGCTGATTACCCAGCCAGACTATCTGCAACAGGGCTGGATGCATGCCAAGCTGGCCTTCGTGGCGGTTCTCCTCGGCTACCACCACTATTGCGTGCGTCTGCTTAAGAAGCTCCAAGCCGGAACCTGCCAATGGACCGGGCAACAACTGCGTGCCCTCAATGAAGCGCCCACCCTGTTGCTGGTCTTAATCGTCATGCTGGTGATTTTCAAAAACCAGTTCCCCACCAGTGCTTCAGTCTGGCTAATGGTGGGCTTGGTCGTGACGATGCTGGCGACCATTCAGCTTTATGCCCGTAAGCGCCGTCTCGATCGCGAGCGGCAAGAAGCAGCAGCCACCTCCTTAGAGGCTGCATCAACTCAATCCTGA
- the psbA gene encoding photosystem II q(b) protein has translation MTTALQRRESASLWQQFCEWVTSTDNRLYVGWFGVLMIPTLLTATICFIVAFIAAPPVDIDGIREPVAGSLMYGNNIISGAVVPSSNAIGLHFYPIWEAASLDEWLYNGGPYQLVVFHFLIGVFCYMGREWELSYRLGMRPWICVAYSAPVAAATAVFLIYPIGQGSFSDGMPLGISGTFNFMFVFQAEHNILMHPFHMLGVAGVFGGSLFSAMHGSLVTSSLVRETTEAESQNYGYKFGQEEETYNIVAAHGYFGRLIFQYASFNNSRSLHFFLAAWPVVGIWFTSLGISTMAFNLNGFNFNQSILDSQGRVVNTWADVLNRANLGMEVMHERNAHNFPLDLAAGEATPVALTAPAING, from the coding sequence ATGACGACTGCATTGCAGCGGCGCGAGAGCGCCAGCCTGTGGCAGCAGTTCTGCGAGTGGGTGACCAGCACCGACAACCGCCTCTATGTGGGCTGGTTCGGCGTGTTGATGATCCCCACCCTGCTGACCGCCACCATCTGCTTCATCGTTGCGTTCATCGCAGCACCTCCCGTCGACATCGACGGCATCCGCGAGCCTGTTGCTGGTTCGTTGATGTATGGCAACAACATCATCTCTGGTGCTGTTGTTCCTTCCAGCAACGCAATTGGTTTGCACTTCTACCCGATCTGGGAAGCCGCTAGCCTCGACGAGTGGCTCTACAACGGTGGCCCCTACCAATTGGTAGTGTTCCACTTCCTGATCGGCGTCTTCTGCTACATGGGCCGTGAGTGGGAACTGTCGTACCGCCTCGGTATGCGTCCCTGGATCTGTGTTGCATACAGCGCACCGGTTGCAGCAGCGACTGCAGTGTTCCTGATCTACCCGATCGGCCAAGGTTCGTTCTCGGACGGCATGCCTTTGGGTATCAGCGGCACCTTCAACTTCATGTTCGTGTTCCAAGCTGAGCACAACATTTTGATGCACCCCTTCCACATGCTCGGCGTTGCTGGCGTGTTCGGTGGTTCGCTGTTCTCGGCAATGCACGGTTCGCTCGTGACCAGCTCGCTGGTGCGTGAGACGACCGAAGCTGAGAGCCAAAACTACGGCTACAAATTTGGTCAAGAAGAAGAGACCTACAACATCGTGGCAGCCCACGGTTACTTCGGTCGCTTGATCTTCCAATACGCTTCGTTCAACAACAGCCGTTCGCTGCACTTCTTCCTGGCTGCATGGCCGGTAGTGGGCATCTGGTTCACGTCCTTGGGCATCAGCACCATGGCGTTCAACCTGAACGGTTTCAACTTCAACCAGTCGATCTTGGATAGCCAAGGTCGTGTGGTGAACACCTGGGCAGACGTGCTGAACCGCGCCAACCTGGGTATGGAAGTGATGCACGAGCGCAATGCTCACAACTTCCCCCTCGACTTGGCTGCTGGCGAAGCAACCCCCGTTGCTCTGACCGCTCCTGCTATCAACGGCTAA
- the purM gene encoding phosphoribosylformylglycinamidine cyclo-ligase, translating into MDYREAGVDIEAGRAFVGDIRSLVESTRRPGVLGGLGGFGGFFELPSGYRQPVLVSGTDGVGTKLKIAHQVGRHDTIGIDLVAMCVNDILTAGAEPLYFLDYLATGRLDREQLTAVVQGIAAGCRESGCALLGGETAEMPGFYGAGEYDVAGFAVGIAEKSELLDGSQVQLGDVAIALASSGVHSNGYSLVRKVVANSGLDWTTPQEFFGGKSLGDVFLTPTRLYVKPVLAAKAAGLPIHGMAHITGGGLPENLPRCLGPNQSVAIDLESWEWPTVFRWLAKQGNIADSEMFNTFNMGVGLVVIVPAAAETQVLKFFKTQGQTAWTLGEVVAGDGALIGLP; encoded by the coding sequence ATGGACTACCGCGAAGCTGGTGTAGACATCGAAGCAGGGCGGGCCTTTGTCGGGGATATTCGCAGCCTCGTGGAAAGCACCCGTCGTCCTGGTGTGCTGGGAGGGCTGGGAGGCTTTGGTGGTTTTTTTGAACTGCCCAGCGGTTACCGCCAGCCTGTTCTTGTTTCAGGGACGGATGGTGTCGGCACAAAACTGAAAATTGCTCATCAAGTGGGGCGTCACGACACCATTGGCATCGATCTCGTGGCGATGTGCGTCAACGACATTCTGACGGCGGGGGCAGAACCGCTCTACTTTTTGGATTATCTGGCGACGGGACGGCTCGATCGCGAACAACTGACGGCAGTGGTGCAAGGGATTGCGGCGGGATGCCGAGAGTCGGGCTGTGCACTGCTCGGAGGCGAAACAGCTGAAATGCCAGGCTTCTACGGCGCTGGCGAGTACGACGTGGCTGGTTTTGCTGTCGGCATTGCTGAGAAGTCAGAGTTGCTCGATGGCAGCCAAGTTCAGCTGGGTGATGTGGCGATCGCTCTGGCTAGTTCTGGGGTGCACAGCAATGGCTATAGCCTCGTGCGTAAGGTCGTGGCAAACAGTGGTTTGGACTGGACAACCCCACAAGAATTCTTTGGTGGCAAAAGTCTCGGCGACGTCTTTCTCACCCCAACGCGCCTGTATGTCAAGCCAGTTCTGGCTGCAAAGGCAGCGGGTCTACCGATTCACGGCATGGCGCATATCACGGGCGGCGGTCTTCCGGAGAACCTGCCGCGTTGCCTCGGGCCAAATCAGAGCGTGGCGATCGATTTGGAAAGCTGGGAGTGGCCGACTGTCTTCCGTTGGCTGGCGAAGCAGGGCAATATTGCTGACTCGGAAATGTTTAACACGTTCAATATGGGCGTCGGCTTGGTGGTGATTGTCCCTGCCGCGGCTGAGACTCAGGTACTCAAGTTCTTCAAGACCCAAGGGCAGACAGCTTGGACCTTGGGGGAAGTGGTAGCTGGTGATGGCGCTTTGATTGGGTTGCCCTAA
- the psb29 gene encoding photosystem II biogenesis protein Psp29 encodes MPFGRCLAKLAIAAHNCSSSHASVPNVTSVPTVSDSKRAFYAAYTRPINPLYRRVVEELLVEIHLLSVNTSFVYDPLFALGVVTAFDSFMSSYRPIEAVGPLFTALTQAVRQNPDQYRHDANAIAEQVKGVGSDTIRQWLTDAEALNGAPDLVRNGFQSIAGRSEFKYSRLFAIGLFSLLESAAPDLVQDNDALKATVTAIAERFHLPSEKLLKDLELYRSNLEKMEQARITMEEAIQADRRKREQREQEKLAKAAAAEAPALEAASENPEPAEPETSETPS; translated from the coding sequence GTGCCCTTCGGTCGTTGCTTGGCAAAGCTGGCGATCGCGGCTCACAATTGTTCCAGCTCCCACGCTTCAGTGCCTAACGTGACCTCTGTTCCTACCGTTTCAGATAGCAAGCGTGCCTTCTACGCTGCCTATACGCGCCCCATTAACCCCCTCTATCGGCGCGTCGTAGAGGAGCTGTTGGTGGAAATCCACCTCCTCTCGGTTAATACGAGTTTTGTCTATGACCCGCTGTTTGCCTTGGGTGTGGTCACGGCTTTCGACTCCTTTATGAGCAGCTACCGCCCAATCGAAGCAGTGGGGCCTTTGTTTACAGCACTGACCCAAGCGGTTCGCCAAAATCCCGATCAATATCGTCACGACGCCAATGCGATCGCGGAGCAAGTCAAGGGGGTTGGCAGCGACACGATTCGTCAGTGGTTGACAGATGCCGAAGCCCTCAACGGCGCACCGGATCTGGTTCGCAATGGCTTCCAATCAATCGCAGGTCGTTCGGAATTCAAATACAGCCGTCTATTTGCGATCGGGCTGTTCAGTTTGCTGGAAAGTGCTGCACCAGATTTGGTGCAAGACAACGATGCGCTGAAAGCAACGGTGACTGCGATCGCCGAGCGCTTCCATCTCCCCAGCGAAAAGCTGCTCAAGGATCTCGAGCTGTACCGCAGCAACCTCGAGAAGATGGAACAGGCGCGGATCACGATGGAAGAAGCGATCCAAGCCGATCGCCGCAAGCGGGAGCAGCGCGAGCAGGAAAAACTGGCGAAAGCCGCAGCAGCTGAAGCGCCCGCATTGGAAGCGGCAAGTGAGAATCCTGAACCTGCCGAACCGGAAACCAGTGAAACGCCGTCTTAG
- a CDS encoding YifB family Mg chelatase-like AAA ATPase — protein MHARTWSAALIGLDAVPVCVEADVSAGLPGMVLVGLPDTAIQESKERVRAAIRNAGLSFPMQRVVVNLAPGDLRKEGPSFDLAIAMAVLAASGQLPSPQLDRFLLLGEVALDGSLRAIAGVLSVAVAAQQLGYQALVLPAANAAEATLVKGLAVYGFNTVAEVAEFLRHPDRGNPCPATLLESEDNSQPSSASSLDLADVQGQLQARRALEISAAGGHNLLFIGPPGSGKTMLARRLPGILPTLSFEEALEVTRIHSSAGLLKERGHLIRDRPFRSPHHSASGPSLVGGGSFPRPGEISLAHRGVLFLDELTEFKREVLDFLRQPLEDGQVMISRTRQSVAFPARFTLVASANPCPCGYFGDTLQPCTCGLNQRQRYWNRLSGPLLDRIDLQVSVQRLPPTDLARSQLGESTAIVRDRVARARKQAQSRFQGRLRCNAEMQSADLRHWCALTESTTVLLEKIITKLRLSGRSTARILKVARTIADLDSSEQLQSQHLAEAAQYRGLDRLMEG, from the coding sequence ATGCATGCTCGGACTTGGAGTGCTGCCCTGATCGGTTTAGATGCGGTTCCAGTCTGCGTCGAAGCCGATGTCTCGGCTGGCTTGCCAGGCATGGTTCTCGTCGGTTTGCCAGATACAGCAATTCAGGAATCGAAGGAGCGGGTGCGAGCTGCGATTCGCAATGCAGGGCTCTCATTTCCCATGCAGCGAGTGGTGGTCAATCTGGCACCAGGCGATCTGCGCAAGGAAGGTCCCAGTTTTGATTTGGCGATCGCCATGGCGGTCTTGGCAGCATCAGGACAACTGCCGAGTCCGCAACTTGATCGCTTCTTACTACTGGGAGAGGTTGCTCTCGATGGCAGTCTTCGCGCGATCGCAGGTGTTTTATCAGTGGCGGTCGCTGCTCAACAGCTGGGCTATCAAGCACTGGTGCTGCCTGCTGCTAATGCTGCTGAGGCCACGTTGGTCAAAGGATTGGCAGTCTATGGCTTCAATACCGTTGCAGAAGTGGCTGAGTTTCTCCGCCATCCTGATCGCGGAAATCCGTGCCCTGCGACGCTGCTGGAGTCGGAGGATAACAGTCAGCCGTCATCAGCCTCAAGCCTCGACTTAGCTGATGTGCAGGGCCAATTGCAGGCACGGCGGGCATTAGAAATCTCGGCGGCGGGGGGACACAACCTCTTATTTATCGGGCCGCCGGGCAGCGGCAAAACAATGTTGGCGCGGCGTCTGCCAGGTATTCTGCCGACCCTCAGCTTTGAAGAAGCACTGGAAGTGACGCGCATCCACTCATCAGCAGGCCTATTGAAAGAACGAGGCCACTTGATTCGCGATCGCCCGTTTCGCAGTCCGCACCATTCCGCATCGGGGCCGTCCCTCGTAGGCGGCGGCTCTTTTCCACGACCTGGCGAAATTTCCCTTGCCCATCGCGGTGTGTTGTTTCTCGACGAACTGACGGAGTTTAAGCGGGAGGTGTTGGATTTCCTGCGGCAGCCGTTGGAAGACGGTCAAGTGATGATTTCACGAACGCGGCAGTCAGTCGCCTTTCCCGCCCGATTTACCCTCGTCGCCAGTGCAAATCCCTGCCCCTGTGGTTATTTTGGCGATACGCTACAGCCCTGCACCTGCGGTCTGAATCAGCGGCAACGCTACTGGAATCGTCTTTCGGGACCACTGCTCGATCGCATTGATCTGCAAGTGAGTGTGCAGCGGTTACCTCCGACGGATCTGGCACGAAGTCAACTCGGAGAGTCGACAGCGATCGTGCGCGATCGCGTGGCACGGGCTCGCAAGCAAGCGCAAAGCCGCTTTCAAGGTCGCCTACGCTGCAATGCCGAAATGCAGAGTGCCGACCTCCGACACTGGTGTGCTTTAACCGAGTCAACCACTGTGCTGTTAGAAAAAATCATCACCAAGTTACGGCTGTCAGGGCGATCGACGGCTCGCATCCTTAAAGTGGCTCGCACGATCGCTGATTTGGATAGTAGTGAACAGCTCCAGAGTCAGCACTTGGCAGAAGCCGCGCAGTATCGTGGCCTCGATCGCTTGATGGAGGGCTGA